One Trichoderma atroviride chromosome 7, complete sequence DNA segment encodes these proteins:
- a CDS encoding uncharacterized protein (EggNog:ENOG41), which translates to MLLRPRRKLPSAISARRHLRTMLTYRGISVSTPDSLENAESHLESFKPLNSWIDTLTKSLALQSHASHPFHSDPYVLRNVTIQSCDFWGNRIGFMKLTAQISNSAGETLPSGCLLRGPSVAMLVMLIPDDVPPDSDERYVVLTVQPRTPAGSLTFVELPAGMVDGSGNFKGVAAKEIEEELGITIREDELTCLSELAEASREERNTDAMYEKENLPAAMFPSAGGCDEHMTIYSAERRIHRDQLSEWEGRLTGERGSGEKITLKVVPMKDLWKEGARDAKALAALALWQGLRQEQKL; encoded by the exons ATGCTTCTCCGGCCGAGGCGCAAACTTCCTTCCGCCATCTctgctcgccgccatcttcgcACCATGTTGACTTACCGCGGCATTTCCGTGTCCACGCCGGACTCGCTCGAAAACGCAGAGTCGCACCTCGAGTCCTTTAAGCCCTTGAAT TCTTGGATCGATACTCTGACCAAGTCTCTCGCACTGCAAAGCCACGCCTCTCACCCATTCCACTCCGACCCCTACGTCCTCCGCAATGTCACCATCCAATCCTGCGACTTCTGGGGCAACCGCATCGGCTTCATGAAGCTCACCGCGCAAATCTCCAATTCTGCAGGAGAGACGCTGCCGTCAGGATGTCTCCTGCGCGGCCCCAGCGTCGCCATGCTGGTGATGCTCATCCCAGACGACGTGCCGCCGGACTCGGACGAGCGCTACGTCGTCTTGACGGTCCAGCCGCGCACGCCCGCCGGAAGCCTGACCTTCGTGGAGCTGCCGGCGGGAATGGTGGACGGCTCCGGAAACTTCAAGGGCGTGGCGgcaaaggagattgaggaggagctgggcatCACGATCCGCGAAGACGAGCTGACGTGCCTGAGCGAGCTCGCAGAGGCGTCGAGAGAAGAGCGGAATACGGACGCCATGTACGAAAAAGAGAATCTCCCTGCTGCCATGTTCCCCAGCGCTGGTGGCTGTGACGAGCACATGACCATCTACAGCGCTGAGCGACGCATTCATAGAGACCAGCTGAGCGAGTGGGAGGGCCGCCTCACAGGAGAGCGAGGCTCTGGGGAGAAGATTACGCTCAAAGTGGTGCCAATGAAGGATTTATGGAAAGAAGGCGCTCGCGATGCAAAGGCCCTGGCCGCGTTGGCGCTTTGGCAGGGCCTGCGCCAAGAACAGAAGTTATAG
- a CDS encoding uncharacterized protein (EggNog:ENOG41~TransMembrane:12 (i128-147o194-214i221-243o249-277i289-311o317-336i401-423o443-464i476-494o500-523i535-558o570-590i)) has protein sequence MIRRLSPPLCAPLPILCSDGLSYNTVFCSISLQSSFFVPYPRHSNNKYTKYQKLETGPIMTRYGAAADAESSGLGSDIEANGDGYFHHHRIGDDEAEADETTSLLQSNDLQNNDLPADIAPSKAFRRLVVAMCVLFLFIVEVSQYILNPPMEQIMEDVICRRYHPDHTIAMPQLHDSRCKDTEVQKTLAMVRSWSTSLDMLLPLFVQISFGVVADKYGRRLVIFLSLLGCCLEQVWITVVLFFPDTFPIWSILYGSIFLLIGGGSQMVVAMISTVVADVVPVSERTGTFYLIYAMNLLISIAVNPLAAFLLSIDPWLAMWIGNTVLTMGMLSSALIPETLKFRQAVDNKRRGQDYSSAAQQESQLPSKQFPSARELAQRAWFSVKNDVSHVWRFIFTSKTVVLLLLAYGPFYLIKLTFVLDILQYMTRRFNWEWSTATYVNTVSSLAGVFTLLVLLPLSSAVLTKRFHFNSIKRDLFLARASIVIFIAGSLFTALAGVPWLFVCAMVITNIGVGVSSLCRALLNAVVEPHTVATLNTTMSTMETLVGFLGAPVMGWLLSRGMELGGVWMGLPYLATTLLGIAVMTALSFVRV, from the exons ATGATCCGCCGTCTATCTCCCCCCCTATGCGCTCCCTTACCAATACTTTGCTCTGATGGGCTCTCCTATAATACAGTCTTTTGCAGCATTTCacttcaatcttctttttttgtgccATATCCAAGGCATTCTAATAACAAATACACAAAATATCAAAAACTCGAAACCGGTCCCATCATGACACGGTACGGCGCCGCAGCAGACGCCGAGTCTTCCGGCCTGGGCTCTGATATCGAGGCCAACGGAGATGGATActtccaccaccaccgtaTCGGTGACgatgaagccgaagccgacgagACAACATCGCTGCTGCAAAGCAACGACTTGCAAAACAACGACCTGCCAGCCGACATTGCGCCCTCCAAGGCGTTCCGCCGCCTCGTCGTGGCAATGTGCGTCctgttcctcttcatcgtcgagGTCAGCCAGTACATCCTCAACCCCCCCATGGAGCAGATCATGGAGGACGTCATCTGCCGGCGTTACCACCCAGACCATACGATAGCCATGCCCCAGCTCCACGATAGCCGGTGCAAGGACACAGAAGTGCAAAAGACGCTGGCCATGGTGCGGTCGTGGAGCACGTCTCTCGATATGCTGCTTC CGCTTTTCGTGCAGATTTCCTTTGGAGTCGTTGCTGACAAGTATGGCCGCCGTCTTGTCATATTTCTCTCGCTCCTGGGATGTTGCCTCGAGCAAGTTTGGATAACCGTTGTCC TCTTCTTTCCCGATACTTTCCCCATCTGGAGCATCTTGTacggcagcatcttcctcttgattggcggcggcagccaaATGGTCGTCGCCATGATTTCGACTGTCGTTGCCGACGTCGTTCCCGTGTCCGAGAGAACCGGCACGTTTTATTTGATCTACGCCATGAatcttctcatctccattGCCGTCAACCCTCTCGCTGCGTTCCTCCTCAGCATTGACCCCTGGCTTGCGATGTGGATCGGGAACACGGTGCTCACCATGGGCATGCTGTCGTCTGCTCTCATCCCAGAGACGCTCAAGTTTCGCCAGGCGGTGGATAACAAGCGCCGTGGCCAAGATTACTCGTCTGCCGCTCAGCAAGAGTCACAGCTGCCATCGAAGCAATTCCCCAGTGCGAGAGAACTGGCGCAGCGCGCGTGGTTTTCGGTCAAGAACGATGTGTCTCACGTATGGCGGTTCATCTTCACGTCCAAGACGGTcgtcctgctgctgcttgcctATGGCCCATTCTATCTCATCAAGTTGACGTTTGTGTTGGACATTTTGCAGTACATGACTCGCCGCTTCAACTGGGAGTGGTCAACT GCAACCTACGTCAACACGGTCAGCAGTCTGGCCGGAGTCTTCAccttgctggtgctgctgccgctctcgTCGGCTGTTTTGACCAAACGCTTCCacttcaactccatcaaGCGAGATCTATTCCTGGCCCGcgcctccatcgtcatcttcatcgccggcaGCCTCTTCACTGCCCTGGCGGGCGTGCCGTGGCTGTTTGTCTGCGCCATGGTCATCACCAACATTGGCGTGGGCGTCAGTTCCCTGTGCCGAGCGCTGCTCAATGCCGTCGTGGAGCCTCATACGGTGGCCACGCTCAACACGACAATGTCTACCATGGAGACGCTCGTGGGCTTTTTGGGCGCTCCCGTCATGGGATGGCTGCTGAGTCGTGGCATGGAGCTGGGCGGCGTGTGGATGGGGCTGCCCTATTTGGCGACCACTTTGCTGGGAATCGCAGTCATGACGGCACTCTCTTTCGTGAGAGTTTAG
- a CDS encoding uncharacterized protein (EggNog:ENOG41) — MSVNIPGVVWSAMRALGLNATTAEDDDEPMQHHAERRYEPSPIDIAVVRAMLCRSKKLPPDLIDAIFDFGEYWAHSTTQLHESIHIMGGNPDREDRFLLRSYPLGLVDAGARQNANDQPYTTALPTPRPLGESLDASFFAKAAKYPVPRITHPARKVVFSFRSQDQGWVTSSDDAQDPYSKSWTWFDAGLEKFDASGAEDGSLPSVNSLRPLYPELQQTSSDPVGYNYAHKLLHSPEWEIQRNKTALGKWQDNSITWSYLDDTAPDSEGGQALVAKGRGRETGDGKFVRELQVGDVVTVWGRARFGGWANKIESVRIDVYWAV; from the exons ATGTCTGTGAATATCCCCGGCGTCGTCTGGAGCGCCATGAGAGCGCTCGGCCTCAACGCAACCACcgcagaagacgacgatgagccGATGCAGCATCACGCAGAGCGCCGCTACGAGCCCAGCCCGATTGACATTGCCGTGGTCAGGGCCATGCTGTGCcgctccaagaagctgccgccaGACCTGATTGACGCCAtcttcgactttggcgagtACTGGGCTCACTCCACCACGCAGCTGCACGAGAGCATCCACATCATGGGCGGCAACCCGGACAGAGAGGACCGCTTCTTGCTTCGATCGTATCCGCTGGGCCTGGTGGATGCCGGAGCTCGACAGAATGCCAACGACCAGCCATACACCACCGCCTTGCCGACGCCTCGTCCGCTGGGCGAGAGTCTCGACGCCAGCTTCTTCGCAAAGGCGGCAAAGTACCCTGTGCCGCGCATCACGCACCCCGCGCGAAAGGTGGTCTTCTCATTCAGGAGCCAGGACCAAGGATGGGTGACGAGCTCCGACGACGCTCAGGACCCGTATTCGAAGTCGTGGACGTGGTTTGACGCGGGATTGGAGAAGTTTGACGCATCTGGTGCTG AAGATGGATCGTTACCCTCTGTCAACTCGCTTCGGCCACTTTACCCTGAACTTCAGCAGACCTCATCTGACCCAGTCGGCTACAACTACGCTcacaagctgctgcattCACCCGAATGGGAGATTCAACGCAACAAGACAGCCCTTGGAAAATGGCAAGACAATTCCATCACGTGGTCCTATCTAGACGACACCGCACCCGACTCAGAAGGCGGCCAGGCCCTCGTGGCAAAGGGCAGAGGGCGTGAGACGGGCGACGGGAAGTTTGTGCGGGAGCTGCAGGTGGGCGACGTGGTGACGGTCTGGGGCAGGGCGAGGTTTGGCGGGTGGGCGAACAAGATTGAGTCTGTGCGGATCGACGTGTACTGGGCGGTGTAG
- a CDS encoding mitochondrial 37S ribosomal protein uS14m (BUSCO:EOG092D4KSS) yields the protein MSMFRAKKLDLGCFVKARTIRDHTKRKVFEEHETERQALRYMIRNTTLPPRVRATAQLQLSQMHAYTRPTQIRNRCIMGGQGRGVLRAFKMTRFNFRMEAMAGNLPGVKRASW from the exons ATGTCCATGTTCCgggccaagaagctcgaccTGGGCTGCTTCGTCAAGGCCCGCACCATTCGCGACCACACCAAGCGAAAGGTCTTTGAGGAGCATGAGACGGAGAG GCAAGCTCTTCGATACATGATCCGCAACACCACGCTGCCGCCCCGAGTTCGAGCCAcggcccagctgcagctctccCAGATGCACGCCTATACCCGGCCCACGCAGATTCGCAACCGTTGTATAATGGGTGGACAGGGGCGAGGTGTGCTGAGGGCGTTTAAGATGACAAGA TTCAATTTCCGAATGGAGGCGATGGCAGGAAATCTTCCTGGCGTCAAGAGAGCCAGCTGGTAG
- a CDS encoding uncharacterized protein (EggNog:ENOG41~TransMembrane:7 (i128-147o194-214i221-243o249-277i289-311o317-336i401-426o)) — protein MIRRLSPPLCAPLPILCSDGLSYNTVFCSISLQSSFFVPYPRHSNNKYTKYQKLETGPIMTRYGAAADAESSGLGSDIEANGDGYFHHHRIGDDEAEADETTSLLQSNDLQNNDLPADIAPSKAFRRLVVAMCVLFLFIVEVSQYILNPPMEQIMEDVICRRYHPDHTIAMPQLHDSRCKDTEVQKTLAMVRSWSTSLDMLLPLFVQISFGVVADKYGRRLVIFLSLLGCCLEQVWITVVLFFPDTFPIWSILYGSIFLLIGGGSQMVVAMISTVVADVVPVSERTGTFYLIYAMNLLISIAVNPLAAFLLSIDPWLAMWIGNTVLTMGMLSSALIPETLKFRQAVDNKRRGQDYSSAAQQESQLPSKQFPSARELAQRAWFSVKNDVSHVWRFIFTSKTVVLLLLAYGPFYLIKLTFVLDILQYMTRRFNWEWSTVRRRDPFLVYRVQALT, from the exons ATGATCCGCCGTCTATCTCCCCCCCTATGCGCTCCCTTACCAATACTTTGCTCTGATGGGCTCTCCTATAATACAGTCTTTTGCAGCATTTCacttcaatcttctttttttgtgccATATCCAAGGCATTCTAATAACAAATACACAAAATATCAAAAACTCGAAACCGGTCCCATCATGACACGGTACGGCGCCGCAGCAGACGCCGAGTCTTCCGGCCTGGGCTCTGATATCGAGGCCAACGGAGATGGATActtccaccaccaccgtaTCGGTGACgatgaagccgaagccgacgagACAACATCGCTGCTGCAAAGCAACGACTTGCAAAACAACGACCTGCCAGCCGACATTGCGCCCTCCAAGGCGTTCCGCCGCCTCGTCGTGGCAATGTGCGTCctgttcctcttcatcgtcgagGTCAGCCAGTACATCCTCAACCCCCCCATGGAGCAGATCATGGAGGACGTCATCTGCCGGCGTTACCACCCAGACCATACGATAGCCATGCCCCAGCTCCACGATAGCCGGTGCAAGGACACAGAAGTGCAAAAGACGCTGGCCATGGTGCGGTCGTGGAGCACGTCTCTCGATATGCTGCTTC CGCTTTTCGTGCAGATTTCCTTTGGAGTCGTTGCTGACAAGTATGGCCGCCGTCTTGTCATATTTCTCTCGCTCCTGGGATGTTGCCTCGAGCAAGTTTGGATAACCGTTGTCC TCTTCTTTCCCGATACTTTCCCCATCTGGAGCATCTTGTacggcagcatcttcctcttgattggcggcggcagccaaATGGTCGTCGCCATGATTTCGACTGTCGTTGCCGACGTCGTTCCCGTGTCCGAGAGAACCGGCACGTTTTATTTGATCTACGCCATGAatcttctcatctccattGCCGTCAACCCTCTCGCTGCGTTCCTCCTCAGCATTGACCCCTGGCTTGCGATGTGGATCGGGAACACGGTGCTCACCATGGGCATGCTGTCGTCTGCTCTCATCCCAGAGACGCTCAAGTTTCGCCAGGCGGTGGATAACAAGCGCCGTGGCCAAGATTACTCGTCTGCCGCTCAGCAAGAGTCACAGCTGCCATCGAAGCAATTCCCCAGTGCGAGAGAACTGGCGCAGCGCGCGTGGTTTTCGGTCAAGAACGATGTGTCTCACGTATGGCGGTTCATCTTCACGTCCAAGACGGTcgtcctgctgctgcttgcctATGGCCCATTCTATCTCATCAAGTTGACGTTTGTGTTGGACATTTTGCAGTACATGACTCGCCGCTTCAACTGGGAGTGGTCAACTGTAAGGAGAAGAGACCCCTTTCTTGTATACCGCGTCCAAGCACTGACATGA
- a CDS encoding uncharacterized protein (EggNog:ENOG41~TransMembrane:1 (n4-14c19/20o298-320i)~CAZy:GH16~SECRETED:SignalP(1-19)), whose product MRYLSGLLAAAPLLGLVSAQVSTSCNPLNSTCPADPGFNTDYTFNFNTTPSYELWETTAGSVTYDNENGAGFTINKQGDSPTIRTLFYFFFGRVELFLKVAPGVGIVSSSMWLSDDLDEVDLEFLGVNNTMASTNYFGKGLEDFHNAGLYTTANNQENFINYTTVWTKDALQWYIDGALVRTLTPDQANKTRNYPQTPMRLSLGIWAGGDPRMPNGTREWAGGNTDYSKGPYTMYVKSARITDYGGGSEYTYGDMTGSYESIKVTGTDKNSTFYEALHQAPKLSTADKWNNLPAGARIAVYAAAGVVGAVLIGALLFYCIKQRKSGAREARLQTEMEKMDRMELDKLKREGVDPDAYTDYDSRSMRKEGVVAADAPPANVSPLDSKGWTAVNIESPMQSPAPFLNQGAHADGPGSPGSPPQSHPGPQRASSTAPIRTFSASHSGYQGLPGGEV is encoded by the exons ATGCGGTACTTGAGCGGTCTTCTGGCCGCCGCCCCTCTGCTGGGCCTCGTCTCAGCCCAGGTTTCCACATCGTGCAACCCGTTGAACTCGACATGCCCTGCCGACCCCGGCTTCAACACCGACTACaccttcaacttcaacaccaCGCCGTCGTATGAGCTGTGGGAGACGACTGCTGGATCCGTCACCTACGACAACGAAAACGGCGCCGGCTtcaccatcaacaagcagGGTGACTCGCCCACCATCCGCACgctcttctacttcttctttggccgTGTTGAGCTCTTCCTCAAGGTCGCCCCCGGCGTCGGCATTGTCAGCTCCTCCATGTGGCTGAGTGACGATCTCGACGAGGTCGACCTGGAGTTTCTGGGCGtcaacaacaccatggcCTCGACAAACTACTTTGGCAAGGGTCTCGAGGATTTCCACAACGCTGGTCTGTACACCACCGCCAACAACCAGGAGAACTTCATCAACTACACCACTGTCTGGACCAAGGATGCGCTCCAGTGGTACATTGACGGCGCCCTCGTCCGTACCCTCACCCCTGACCAGGCCAACAAGACCCGAAACTACCCCCAGACTCCCATGAGGCTGTCCCTCGGCATCTGGGCTGGTGGTGACCCGAGAATGCCCAACGGTACTCGTGAGTGGGCTGGTGGCAACACCGACTACTCCAAGGGCCCCTACACCATGTATGTCAAGAGTGCTCGCATCACCGACTACGGCGGTGGCAGCGAGTATACCTACGGAGACATGACTGGTAGCTACGAAAGCATCAAGGTCACTGG CACGGACAAAAACTCCACCTTCTACGAGGCCCTCCACCAAGCCCCCAAGCTGTCTACGGCTGACAAGTGGAACAATCTGCCCGCCGGAGCCAGAATCGCCGTGTACGCGGCGGCCGGCGTCGTCGGCGCCGTCCTGATCGGAGCCCTGCTCTTCTACTGCATCAAGCAGCGCAAGTCCGGCGCCCGCGAGGCCCGCCTGCAGACAGAAATGGAAAAGATGGACCGTATGGAACTCGACAAGCTGAAACGCGAAGGCGTTGACCCGGACGCATATACTGACTACGATTCTCGCAGTATGAGGAAAGAAGGCGTCGTCGCGGCTGATGCGCCCCCCGCAAACGTCAGCCCTCTTGACAGCAAAGGTTGGACCGCCGTCAACATCGAGTCGCCTATGCAGTCGCCCGCCCCCTTCCTCAACCAGGGTGCTCACGCCGATGGCCCAGGAAGTCCTGGTTCTCCTCCTCAGTCTCACCCCGGTCCGCAGAGAGCCTCGAGCACGGCTCCCATCCGGACTTTCAGCGCGAGCCACTCAGGATACCAGGGACTCCCCGGCGGAGAAGtctga
- a CDS encoding uncharacterized protein (EggNog:ENOG41): MLFSENDHPHHHLSNSNLITKQKPFSLLHWLPKTSIKMSVFEGTYIIRSALSQRKPVDLEASNPTGRLIGYTYHGGPNQQWRFTHINNDEFSIQNVATSTYAAAPSGNDATIKAARTDPKGNAAARWKIVRANAGADTWYIRSVASSSKTWDVTGSNQADLTAIINYPFHGGVNQQFTLTRLGC; the protein is encoded by the exons ATGCTCTTCTCAGAAAACgaccatcctcatcatcacctcAGCAATTCCAACCTCATCACCAAGCAAAAGCCTTTCAGTCTCCTTCACTGGCTACCAAAAACCTCCATAAAAATGTCCGTCTTTGAGGGAACCTACATCATCCGCAGCGCCTTGTCCCAGCGCAAGCCTGTTGACCTCGAAGCCTCCAACCCTACCGGCCGTCTCATCGGATA CACATACCACGGCGGCCCCAACCAGCAATGGCGCTTTACACACATCAACAACGACGAGTTTAGCATCCAGAATGTTGCTACTAGCACCTATGCCGCTGCTCCGA GCGGAAACGATGCTACAATCAAAGCCGCCAGAACCGACCCCAAGGGCAACGCAGCTGCTCGCTGGAAGATTGTCAGGGCCAATGCCGGCGCCGACACTTGGTA CATTCGCAGCGTGGCGTCTTCCAGCAAGACGTGGGATGTGACTGGCAGCAACCAGGCGGATTTGACGGCCATCATCAACTATCCCTTCCACGGTGGCGTGAACCAGCAGTTTACCTTGACGCGCCTTGGCTGTTAA